In Dromaius novaehollandiae isolate bDroNov1 chromosome 16, bDroNov1.hap1, whole genome shotgun sequence, one genomic interval encodes:
- the NCOA6 gene encoding nuclear receptor coactivator 6 isoform X3 — MVLDDLPNLKDTCTSLYSSTMEDLEVDFDSGLEEDELKQETAPEDSTIFVAFKGNIGDRDFEQKLSIILENVPGLLHMESSKLKLQKIEPWNSVRVTFNIPREAAERLRILAQNNNQQLRDLGILSVQIEGEGAINLALAQNRSQDVRINGPLGANNSVRMETGFPMQGGQGLIRMSNAAAVMMSQSGNVPSSMVASGASTELQPRTPRPSSQPDAMDPLLSGLNIQQQNHPSGSLAPQLHSMQSVPVNRQMNSANFQQLQQQPQLQTRPPQPHQQPQQGIRPSFTSPAQVPVPPGWNQLPSGALQPPPTQGALGTLTVNQGWKKAPLPGQMQQQLQARPSLATVQTPTHPPPPYPFGSQQASQAHSNFPQMSNSGQFTAPQMKTLQGGPSRVPTPLQQPHLTNKSPASSPSSFQQGSPASSPTVNQTQQQMGPRPPQSSTIPQGFQQPVSSPSRNPMVQQGNVPPNFMVMQQQNQGPQGLHPGLGGMPKRLPPGFPAGQANQNFMQSQVPSTAPGTPVNSGAPQLQTSQNVQHTGGQGSGPPQNQMQAPHGPPNMMQTNLMGLHGNMNNQQAGASGVPQVNMGNMQGQPQQGPQSQLMGMHQQIVSSQGQMVNIQAQGSLNPQNQMMLSRTQLMPQGQMMVTPQNQNLGPSPQRMTPPKQMIPQQGQQMMSTHSQMMGPQSQVLLQQNSMMEQMMTTQMQGNKQPFSTQNQSNVMTGPAQLMRGPTPNMQGNMVQFTGQMMAQQGPVNGNPSQVMGIQGQVLRPTGPGPHISQQLGDTTATSNDVNLTQMLPDVPVQQPNMVPSHMQAIQGNNNASGSHFSGHGLPFNTPFSGTPNGNQISCGQNPGFPVNKDVTLTSPLLVNLLQSDISAGHFGVNNKQNNQNANKPKKKKPPRKKKNNQQLEQTNSSEPRPAGLEENDQSSMSGEQGMNLDNAGPKLSDFASRPPGYPSQPVEQRQLQQMPPQLMPHTQQPQPQQQQPQPPPQQAQAQPQTQQQQQMMMMLMMQQDPKSVRLPVPQGVHPPRGPLNPDAQRMPMQQSGNMSVMVNLQGPGSVPPSPDKQRISLPGNPSLGSNARKMVYQDNVQNPSSSPLGEVSSVSSLPEGGGAEGPPASGAQNNLTSHLVVSQNQLMMTGPKPGPSPLSTAQGASPQQQSNSLPSTLTHHFPNVATPSQTSRPKTPNRASPRPYYPQTPNNRPPSTEPSEISLSPERLNASIAGLFPPQINIPLPPRPNLNRGFDQQGLNPTTLKAIGQAPSNLTVNNQSSFAAPQPHKLEGVVINSGKQTNTGGTKRASPSNSRRSSPGSSRKTTPSPGRQNSKAAKLALTTQQNPPLLQNMELQRNMMVGPSSLPTPVTTSFQNNNMLNNQNPAISVPAMTGIPEDSKESLNVPQDNECQNAQGVPGNKDPPNIELKGIPTPEIKMLVPEEQLKKDGESLDTGKLPALEESKPMVSPAMREAPTSLSQLLDNSGAPNVTIKPPGLTSLEMAPVVPAGEELKKIAVIPPLQDSSSGKEPSNSLSLPQNNESCSNAGHQELGEVNSNVAQNVPPVIQRPVSSSSISAPLPPNQITVFVTSNPITSSANTSAPLPSHLQPALVSTVVTMPNVGNKVMVSEGQSAVQSNARPQFITPVFINSSSIIQVMKGSQPSTIPAAPMTSNSSLMPQSVAVVGPLHIPQNIKFSSGPAPPSTSSSSPVSNIPTSRPLVLNPMVPPIQMPSPATTSSNVPSHLPAQQVKDFSPDEASSQSGGTTDQCSVSATQSGPGVSPLLTSSPGSGNRRSPVSSSKGKGKVDKIGQLLLTKACKKVTGSLEKGEEQYTLDGEPESQGLEMSVPNSLGTEQSPAELDNKTVTPPAPSLIKQSTSGPGNLSVSTAAAVSASVSPSLPTNTPPTNVLSAVTTPVVPELAPATPSTNGSNNHGSLPAEQIGLGLVEEKTGAHQELLQSTASSQPLAQKKSSVTTSESTVQRTELETNAPVVAGQRLQ; from the exons ATGGTTTTGGATGATCTGCCTAACTTGAAAGATACATGTACTTCCTTGTACTCCTCAACTATGGAAGACTTGGAGGTGGATTTTGATTCAGGACTGGAGGAAGATGAACTGAAACAGGAGACTGCTCCTGAAGATTCCACAATCTTTGTggcttttaaaggaaatatagGGGATAGAGACTTTGAACAGAAACTAAGTATCATACTGGAGAATGTGCCTGGCCTTTTACACATGG AATCCAGCAAGTTAAAACTGCAGAAGATAGAGCCTTGGAACAGTGTACGTGTTACATTTAATATACCCCGTGAAGCTGCAGAGCGGCTGCGAATTTTGGCTCAGAATAATAACCAACAGCTTCGTGACCTGGGAATTCTCTCAGTTCAGATCGAAG GGGAAGGTGCTATCAATTTAGCTTTAGCTCAAAATAGAAGCCAAGATGTCCGAATCAATGGGCCCCTGGGAGCAAACAATTCCGTGCGAATGGAAACGGGATTTCCCATGCAAGGGGGCCAAG gtttaatAAGAATGAGCAATGCTGCAGCTGTCATGATGTCCCAGAGTGGAAATGTACCCTCCTCTATGGTGGCAAGTGGTGCTAGTACTGAACTGCAGCCAAGAACACCTCGACCTTCCTCACAGCCAG ATGCAATGGACCCACTCTTATCTGGGCTAAATATCCAGCAGCAAAATCATCCATCTGGATCTTTAGCTCCGCAGCTCCATTCAATGCAGTCAGTTCCTGTAAACAGGCAAATGAACTCAGCCAACTTTCAGCAACTACAGCAACAGCCACAGTTGCAGACACGTCCTCCCCAGCCACATCAGCAGCCACAGCAGGGTATTCGACCTTCATTTACTTCACCAGCACAGGTTCCAGTTCCCCCTGGCTGGAACCAGCTTCCTTCTGGAGCACTTCAGCCTCCTCCAACCCAGGGAGCATTGGGTACATTGACAGTAAACCAGGGATGGAAAAAGGCCCCATTGCCTGGACAAATGCAGCAGCAACTTCAAGCAAGACCATCTTTAGCAACAGTACAAACTCCTACCCACCCTCCACCTCCATATCCTTTTGGAAGCCAGCAAGCTTCCCAGGCTCACTCAAACTTTCCCCAAATGAGCAATTCTGGCCAATTTACTGCTCCtcaaatgaaaacacttcagggAGGGCCCTCACGGGTTCCTACGCCACTACAACAACCCCACCTGACCAACAAGTCTcctgcttcctctccctcctccttccagcAGGGATCTCCTGCATCATCTCCAACAGTTAACCAAACACAGCAGCAGATGGGACCAAGGCCTCCCCAGAGTAGCACAATTCCCCAGGGATTTCAACAGCCTGTCAGTTCTCCTAGCCGTAATCCTATGGTGCAACAGGGGAATGTACCCCCCAACTTCATGGTGAtgcagcagcaaaaccagggTCCACAAGGTTTACACCCTGGCTTAGGAG GAATGCCAAAGCGCCTCCCACCTGGGTTCCCTGCAGGCCAGGCTAATCAGAACTTTATGCAAAGCCAGGTGCCTTCCACAGCACCAGGAACACCGGTGAACAGTGGAGCTCCGCAACTACAAACCAGCCAAAATGTGCAGCACACAG GTGGCCAGGGGTCTGGACCTCCTCAAAATCAGATGCAGGCACCACACGGCCCACCAAATATGATGCAGACCAATCTAATGGGACTTCATGGAAATATGAACAACCAGCAAGCTGGTGCTAGTGGGGTGCCACAAGTTAACATGGGCAATATGCAGGGACAGCCTCAGCAAGGACCACAGTCTCAACTTATGGGAATGCATCAGCAAATTGTATCCTCTCAAGGACAGATGGTGAACATTCAGGCTCAGGGATCACTGAACCCTCAAAACCAGATGATGCTTTCTCGAACTCAGCTCATGCCACAAGGCCAAATGATGGTAACACCACAAAACCAAAATCTTGGTCCTTCACCTCAGAGAATGACCCCACCCAAACAGATGAttccccagcagggacagcagatGATGTCTACGCACAGTCAGATGATGGGACCTCAAAGCCAGGTCTTGTTGCAGCAAAACTCAATGATGGAACAGATGATGACCACTCAGATGCAAGGAAATAAACAGCCTTTTAGCACTCAAAACCAGTCCAATGTTATGACGGGGCCAGCTCAGCTGATGAGAGGACCAACCCCAAACATGCAAGGAAACATGGTGCAGTTCACTGGACAGATGATGGCACAGCAAGGCCCTGTGAATGGTAATCCTTCTCAGGTTATGGGAATTCAAGGGCAAGTTTTAAGACCTACTGGACCTGGCCCCCACATATCTCAGCAGCTTGGGGATACTACTGCTACAAGTAATGATGTGAACTTGACACAGATGTTACCTGATGTTCCTGTGCAGCAACCAAATATGGTGCCTTCCCATATGCAAGCAATCCAAGGAAACAACAATGCTTCAGGGAGTCATTTCTCTGGACATGGGCTGCCTTTCAATACCCCATTTAGTGGAACACCAAATGGGAATCAAATTTCCTGCGGGCAGAATCCTGGTTTTCCTGTCAATAAAGATGTCACTCTCACAAGCCCACTCTTGGTTAACCTTCTACAAAGTGATATATCTGCAGGACACTTTGGCGTGAACAACAAACAGAATAATCAGAATGCCAATAAGCCGAAGAAGAAGAAGCctccaaggaagaagaaaaataatcaacaGCTAGAACAAACAAA ttcttcaGAACCACGTCCAGCTGGCTTGGAGGAGAACGATCAGTCATCAATGTCTGGAGAACAGGGAATGAACCTAGATAATGCAGGCCCTAAACTTTCAGATTTTGCAAGTAGGCCACCAG GCTATCCTTCTCAGCCAGTGGAACAAAGACAACTTCAGCAGATGCCACCTCAACTTATGCCACATacacagcagccccagccccagcagcagcaaccacAGCCACCACCGCAGCAGGCACAGGCACAACCACagacgcagcagcagcagcaaatgatGATGATGCTTATGATGCAGCAGGATCCCAAATCAGTCAGGCTTCCTGTACCACAGGGAGTTCATCCACCTAGAGGGCCTCTGAATCCAGATGCTCAACGAATGCCAATGCAGCAGAGTGGTAACATGTCAGTAATGGTTAACTTACAAGGTCCTGGATCAGTGCCTCCATCTCCTGATAAACAGAGGATTTCCTTGCCAGGCAATCCTTCTCTGGGAAGTAATGCAAGAAAAATGGTATATCAAGATAATGTACAGAATCCTTCCAGCTCGCCTCTGGGAGAGGTTTCATCAGTATCTTCCCTTCCAGAAGGAGGTGGAGCTGAAGGCCCACCAGCATCAGGAGCTCAAAATAATTTGACATCTCATTTAGTAGTTTCACAAAACCAATTAATGATGACTGGACCCAAACCTGGACCATCCCCACTTTCAACTGCCCAAGGTGCAAGTCCTCAGCAGCAATCTAATTCTCTGCCTAGCACTCTTACACACCATTTTCCAAATGTTGCCACCCCATCACAAACTTCAAGACCTAAAACCCCAAACAGAGCAAGCCCAAGGCCGTACTATCCTCAGACTCCTAATAACCGTCCACCTAGCACAGAGCCTTCAGAAATAAGCTTGTCTCCAGAAAGACTCAATGCTTCTATAGCTGgtctttttcctccccaaattaaTATTCCTTTACCTCCCAGGCCTAATCTCAATAGAGGATTTGATCAGCAGGGTCTTAATCCGACTACTCTGAAGGCCATTGGACAAGCCCCATCAAATCTCACAGTTAACAATCAGTCTAGTTTTGCTGCTCCACAGCCACACAAGCTGGAAGGTGTGGTTATTAATTCAGGAAAGCAAACCAACACTGGAGGAACAAAGAGAGCAAGTCCAAGCAATAGCCGAAGGTCCAGTCCTGGATCCAGTAGGAAAACTACACCAAGCCCTGGCAGACAAAATTCAAAAGCAGCAAAGTTAGCATTGACAACTCAGCAGAATCCACCTCTCTTGCAGAACATGGAATTACAAAGAAATATGATGGTTGGCCCCTCTTCTTTGCCAACACCTGTGACTAcaagttttcaaaataataaCATGCTAAATAATCAGAATCCTGCAATTTCTGTACCTGCTATGACTGGCATTCCTGAGGACAGTAAAGAGAGCCTTAATGTTCCTCAAGATAATGAGTGTCAAAATGCACAAGGTGTCCCAGGTAACAAAGACCCTCCCAATATTGAACTGAAAGGCATCCCTAccccagaaataaaaatgttggtTCCAGAAGAACAGTTGAAAAAAGATGGAGAGTCTTTGGACACTGGTAAGCTTCCTGCCTTGGAGGAAAGCAAACCCATGGTATCCCCAGCTATGAGGGAGGCACCAACTTCTTTGAGTCAACTTCTTGATAATTCTGGAGCTCCTAACGTAACCATTAAGCCCCCTGGGCTGACTAGTCTTGAAATGGCACCAGTAGTCCCTGCTGGGGAGGAACTGAAGAAGATAGCTGTCATTCCTCCGCTTCAAGATTCATCCTCTGGCAAAGAGCCTTCTAATTCACTTAGTTTGCCTCAAAATAATGAGTCCTGTTCAAATGCAGGGCACCAGGAACTGGGAGAAGTAAACTCAAATGTTGCACAGAATGTTCCTCCAGTAATACAAAGGCCTGTCAGCTCTTCTTCAATTTCAGCTCCTTTACCACCCAACCAGATAACAGTTTTTGTAACTTCAAACCCTATTACATCTTCTGCTAATACATCAGCACCACTGCCATCTCATTTGCAACCTGCGTTAGTATCTACTGTTGTCACAATGCCTAATGTAGGAAACAAAGTTATGGTTTCTGAGGGACAGTCAGCAGTTCAGTCTAATGCCCGGCCACAGTTTATTACACCTGTTTTTATAAACTCATCATCAATAATTCAGGTTATGAAAGGCTCTCAACCAAGTACAATTCCAGCAGCCCCAATGACTTCTAACTCTAGTCTAATGCCTCAGTCGGTGGCAGTTGTTGGTCCTTTGCATATACCGCAGAACATAAAGTTCTCATCTGGGCCTGCTCCTCCTAGCACATCATCTAGCAGTCCTGTTTCTAATATTCCAACAAGCAGGCCACTGGTTCTTAATCCAATGGTGCCTCCTATTCAGATGCCTTCTCCTGCTACAACTTCTTCAAATGTTCCTTCACATCTTCCTGCTCAACAAGTCAAAGACTTTAGCCCAGATGAGGCTTCTTCTCAAAGTGGTGGGACAACTGACCAGTGTTCTGTTTCAGCAACACAGTCTGGACCTGGCGTTTCACCTCTTCTTACAAGTAGTCCAGGATCTGGGAATAGACGAAGTCCTGTTTCATCAAGTAAGGGAAAGGGGAAAGTAGACAAGATTGGCCAACTTTTGCTGACTAAAGCATGCAAGAAAGTCACTGGCTCACTtgagaaaggagaagaacaaTATACTTTGGATGGGGAACCAGAAAGTCAGGGGCTAGAAATGTCAGTCCCAAATAGTTTGGGAACAGAACAATCACCAGCAGAACTAGACAATAAAACTGTGACACCTCCAGCACCCAGTCTTATAAAACAGAGCACTTCTGGGCCTGGCAATCTGAGTGttagcactgctgctgctgtttctgcttctgTATCTCCAAGCTTACCAACAAACACTCCTCCTACAAATGTACTGTCAGCTGTAACCACTCCAGTAGTCCCTGAACTTGCGCCTGCAACACCAAGTACTAATGGTAGTAATAACCATGGCAGTTTACCAGCTGAGCAAATTGGACTTGGTTTGgtggaggaaaaaacaggagcACATCAGGAACTACTCCAAAGTACAG CGTCCTCTCAACCTTTAGCCCAGAAAAAAAGTTCAGTTACAACATCAGAAAGTACTGTTCAAAGAACAG AACTTGAAACAAATGCTCCAGTAGTTGCTGGTCAAAG aCTTCAGTAA